The Mustela nigripes isolate SB6536 chromosome 8, MUSNIG.SB6536, whole genome shotgun sequence DNA segment cctCTGCCAGCCCTCCCAGAAGGAAAGGCAGCCGTCCCACAGTCTCATCCTCATGTTCTTGTTGAACCCATGTGTGTTCCGTCCTGCCCAGGGTAGAGGGTGTTTGCTCTGCTGGGTGGGGCGTAGGTGCCAGCCATGCTGGCGGGGAGGTGGGACCAGGGAACCTGCACAGCATGGGCTGGAGAGCAGGGTACAGCCTTGGGCTGAGCTCTTAGTTGGAGCCAAACACTTGACATCTTCGCTTTCTTAATCCTCCCTCCAAACCCTTGGACCCCATTCTACAAACAAGGAGTCTGAAAGTCAAAGAGGTTAAGTTCTgggcccaaagtcacacaggaaTCAAATCCAACTTTGTGGGGCCCTAAAAGCAGACGCCCAACCACAGAGCCATATGGCCAGGGCAGAAAGTGGTCAGTGCTTCTAGGATCATCCCAGCTGGCCATCTGGCAAGACTGCCTACAGGAGGGACAGCAGCAGAGGCTCTCCACGCAGAGACCTGTGTTCAGAACAGGCAGAAAGGGCGGGAGGGTGATAGGCTGGCAGATCTGGCTCTACCCTCAGATCGGCACCCACGAGTCCGGTGGCTGGAATCCACGGTGGGGGCCAAGCCTGCTTTGTGTTCTCTCGCCTGGTTTCCTGTTTGATTTGTAGAAAAGAAGATGGGTCCACCCTCTTGCAGTTCAGAATTTCATGGGTCCTGTTCCCTAGGTTCCTCATCTTTGGCCTGAAGGAGAATCAAACTGTTTGGGTGGGGCCCATGCAGGGTGTGGTGATGCTCTctgctggggcctggggggcCGGGCAGGCGgcattttgaggggcacctgcagTCTTTCCCTTCCCAGTCAGTTCCACCCACCAGGGTCTCAGGCCTCTTTCCAACATCCTTCCAACACCACATTCAGGTGTTCAGATCAGACCCTTCTGAAGGAACACATTCCTTTTCCTTTGAACCATGAATGGCTGCTATGTGCCTTTAGGATCTGGGCGAAGTTCTAGGTCTGACGGGATCCATGAATCTGCAGCCTGAgtgtctgtctcttccttctcagGCTCCTTTGCTCCCCAAATCCGGGCACACTCCATCTCAAACCACTGGCTCCCCCGGCCCCGCACACACTCTCCAGTGGTAGGCACCAACCACTCTGACAGGGCCTGCAGACTTTTGTGCCCAGAATTTGGGCACAAATACTACCCTGAAATGCAAGAGTCATAAGTTATTTACCTCCTGCAGAGATAACACGACGTAACACGACGTACCTtgtaaaaccaaataaaattaaaacaagatttttcaCACACATAAGTGGGTGTTCTAATCTCCTCCCTCCATCCCAAGTCTTGCCCTGGTGCGCTGGACCCCTCACGTTTTGCTTTCCTTGCTGTCATGAAGGACTCCCTGGGTGTGCCCTGCCCCTCCACCGAATGGACACCTCTATCAGAGGCTGCCCATCGTGCCAACTGGGTACCCATATGTGCCCTCTGGCTCTACCTGTCCCTGCTGGCCAGGTCATGTCACATCTAGATCCTGACACCCATCTGGCAGGGTCCCCCCCACCATCAATGCCACCTTTAAGTAGCTCCTGGAGACTCATGGATCTCTCCCCAGTCCCTTCTgagacacctgggctctttcctcaGGCCTAGTTGGGGAGGGGTGGTGTCACAGAGGAGTTTGGTGGAATGGGGAGGGAAGACCCCTCCTAGAGGGGGCTGAGAAGTTCTTGGAGGTTAGATCCCTCAGTGGTgtgccctctgctgcctcccagtGTCTGCTGCGCAGGGCTGGAGTCAGTCTTCTTTGCTGGGAGTCACCTGAACTTCCATCAGTGCCTCCAAGGGCCTCCAAGGGCCTCCATAACCACCTCCTGTGGGGGGTCGGGAGGAGGCTGCCGGGGAGTCCTAGCAGGGACTGGGGCTTGGAGCTAGGGCTCAGgagtcctttctctgcctgcagctcccaggAGCCTGCGTGCTGCGCTGGCTGGAGGCAGCAGGGCGACGAGTGTGGGGTCGGTGAGTGGGGCACCCTGGGGACCTGGGCAGCGGGCAGGGACACGGAGAGGAGGGAACAGTGTGGGAGCAGGGCACGCGGCAGCTCAGGCCCCTCTTGCCCGCAGCGGTGTGCGAGGGCAACTCCACGTGCTCGGAGAACGAAGTGTGCGTGCGCCCGGGCGAGTGCCGCTGCCGCCATGGCTACTTTGGTGCCAACTGCGACACGAGTGAGCAGAGGACccgggtgggggctgggcagtggGGCGGGGCCGTTGAATGGGGAGGGATCTGACCCGGAGACGGGATccagcatgggggaggggccccAAAAGGCGGAGAGCAGGACTGGGGAAAGGCTCTGacgggattctctctccctcgccaGCACCCTGGCCTGACACCCCTCTCTGCCCGCCCCTGCAGAGTGCCCGCGCCAGTTCTGGGGCCCCGACTGCAAAGAGCTGTGTATCTGCCACCCGCATGGGCAGTGCGAGGACGTGACAGGCCAGTGTACGTGTCACGCGCGGCGCTGGGGCGCACGCTGCGAGCATGCGTGCCAGTGCCAGCATGGCGTGTGCCACCCGCGGAGTGGCGCGTGTCGCTGTGAGCCCGGCTGGTGGGGCGCGCAGTGCGCCAGCGCATGCTACTGCAGCGCCACGTCGCGCTGTGACCCACAGACGGGCGCGTGCCTGTGCCACGCAGGCTGGTGGGGCCGCAGCTGCAACAATCAGTGCGCCTGCAACACGTCGCCGTGCGAGCAACAAAGCGGCCGCTGCCAGTGTCGCGAGCGCACGTTTGGCGCGCGCTGCGAGCGCTACTGCCAGTGCTTTCGCGGCCGCTGCCACCCTGTGGACGGCACGTGCGCCTGCGAGCCGGGCTACCGGGGCAAGTACTGCCGGGAGCCGTGCCCAGCCGGCTTCTACGGCCTGGGCTGCCGCCGCCGGTAAGCGCGGGCCCCCGACCTGGGAAGACTGGGGGGAgcgaggggggcggggagaggcgccgaagcgggggcggggcgggtgaGGCGGCTCTGGGCCCCGCCTAGCCTTCCGCCCCTTCCCCAGATGCGGCCAGTGCAAAGGCCAGCAGCCTTGCACGGTGGCCGAGGGCCGCTGCCTGACTTGTGAGCCCGGCTGGAACGGCACCAAGTGCGACCAGCCGTGCGCCACCGGCTTCTATGGCGAGGGCTGCAACCACCGCTGCCCGCCCTGCCGCGACGGGCATGCCTGCAACCACGTCACTGGCAAATGCACGCGCTGCAACGCGGGCTGGATCGGCGACCGGTGAGCAACCCGCCCGTGCCCGAATGTGCCCCAGGCATGCAGCTCCCCTTCCCCAACGCCAGGCCAATCCCCGAATGCTGTCCGCGGAGGGCACTATGAGCTTTGGGTTCGTTTGCCCCCATTTCCGCTGATTCCCCCTCCTCCGCGTTTCCGAGGTGCGAGACCAAGTGCAGCAATGGCACTTACGGCGAGGACTGTGCATTTGTGTGCGCTGACTGCGGCAGCGGCCACTGCGACTTCCAGTCGGGGCGTTGCCTGTGCAGCCCCGGCGTCCACGGGCCCCAGTGAGTGCCAGAGACCCCTTTGGGTGTTAGGAGTTAGTACACGTCCCAGGGATCCAGCCAGACCCCCAGGTGCTGCTAATGGTGGCCGACTGGTTGAGACCCAGGCTTGCCCTTCAGCCCAGGTCCTCTTACCGCAGCAAGGGAGAGCCCTCAGGCTCTTTGGGGGCAGTTTCTTGCCGTGGTGTGGAGCCGGCTCGTTTGGCGGGATCTGGCAATCAGTTCAGCCTGTGGTCAGTGGGCTTCGGAGGACCGCAGGGTTGAGGTGACCCCCAGCTAGTGCAGAAAGTGCAGAGACCTCCACTTACAGTCATGAGTGGTCTGGCAGCCTGTCTTCTCACCCACCCAAGAGTCAGCCCCAGAAATGGACGCTGAGGCCGAGTGACCCCAGGTCCTGTCCCCCGGATCCCATCCTACTGGTTGTGCTGTTGCACATTCTTTTCCAAAACACTTATCATCCAGTATATGctcggtggtggtggtgggcatcAAACCCTAGAGAACCCTAGAGAATAGAGGTGGAGAGCTCGGTTCTGGGACCGGGGCTGGCTGGCGGCAGGGGCGAGGGCGAGGGGCATCACGGAGGGCTGCTGTGGCCCTCCCTGACCCCGTGCCCCCATAGCTGTAACCTGACATGCCCGCCTGGGCTTCACGGCGTGGACTGCGCCCAGGCCTGCAGTTGCCACGAGGACTCGTGCGACCCAGTCACTGGTGCCTGCCGTTTAGGTGAGTCGTGGGGGGCATCCCGTTGAGGGGGATGCCAGGGGTGTCGGCAACCGCGCTGACCCCAGTGCCTTCCCACAGAGACCAACCAGCGCAAGGGCGTGATGGGAGCGGGTGCGTTGCTTGCTCTGCTCCTCGGCCTGCTGCTCTCGCTGCTCGGCTGCTGCTGCGCCTGCCGCGGCAAGGACCCGGCGCGCCGGTGAGGACAGAAGCGGTCGGTCCCGCTCTCCTGAGTTCGGGCCGCACCCTGTGGGTGGCGCCGCGCGCCCTCCTCCAgaaccccgccccaccccgcggGGGAGTGTGGCAAGCCTAACTTTAGCCCAGGCCCCGCCCTTCCTGAGTCAGGGCTCCCGCGGAGGTCCCACAGTCCCATCCTGGCCCCGCCCCCTTACTCAGGCCCGGCTCCCGCAGGGAGCTCACGCTCGGGAGGAAGAAGGCGCCGCAGCGACTGTGCGGTCGCTTCAGCCGCATCAGCATGAAGCTGCCACGGATCCCGCTCCGGAGGCAGAAGCTGCCCAAGGTCGTAGGTAAGGATATCGGCACGGGGTCTCTGGGGGAGGACCTCCCGATGCAGGACATACGGGGCCTTGGGTGCTGATgtgggtgggctggggagggacgCAAAGAGGGGCTTCTGATGCCGGCGAGCCGGGGGAGGAAGGCGGGAGTCCTAGGTGTagaggcaggtgtggggagaAGGTTTGGGCCTGTTTCCGTGGGTGGGAGTGATTGCATCTGGAGTGTGGAGACATCCTGGTGGGCAAAGCCCCTTCGATCTGTAGGAGTGCACTGTAAATCCTGGTGGGTAGCTGCAGGAGAACgccggctgggggtggggggcgtcgGCGGCGGCCTCGGCGGTGGTAGGTGGGACCTGTACATGGAAACCCTGCTACTAggagcacccccccacccccgccgcctgGATCCCCTGCAGTGCTTTCTGGATGGTGGGCAGGCTGGTTCCTTGGCTCCTGTACCCTGGTCAGGTCTCCAGATGGGAGGGAggtgcttctctccctctttctgcacTGATCCATACCAGGATCATCTTGTTTCCGATGATGAAGGGGAGTCTCATCTACTGAGAGGTAAAGATGGAACTAGCTGGggagccagttaagtgtctgctttccactcaggtcatgatcctggggtcctggaatcattggctctctgctcaacaaggagcctgcttctcccttccctctgcctgctgctctccctgcttgtgctctctctctctgttgggaaaaaaaaagatggagacagCTGAGAAAACTCCTTGGCCCACTCAGCAGAGTGGGATCTATGGACAAAAGTGTGGGGGCTGGACCCCACATCCCAACCATAAAAGGGGACAGGCCAGCCAGCCTCTGAGATTCCTCCTTTGTGGGGGTCTGTGTTCATGGAGGCTAGGCCTGAGGGTTCAGCCTGCTGAGATGGGCTGAGCCAAGGGGGGCCTTGCCACTGCACATTTGGGCTGAAAAAGTGCTTTGAGGTTCCCTGAGTCCTACAGGGCAGGGTCTGAACATGGCTCAGAGGCCCTGATGATCTGTCCCAGGCAGGATTTCTCTCTGGCCCTCTATTTCCAACACTTCAGCCCATCCTTGTTCAGTTGCCTGGCTGCACACACTAGCCTGGCACCATTGACTACGTtgttcccccttcttttttttttttactagccCACCTCCACCATTCTCCCATCCTGGTCTAGTGTCCCTCTGCCTGTTGAATTGCCTGTTCCACCCCCAGTCTTAGGGTAGGGCTGATCTTAGTTATTCCAGCATTTGTTGCAGGGCTAGTGAGGGTGCAGGCTGGGACAGGGTGGGGACCCCTGGCAGCTGTGCCTCCCTCCTTTCCCAGTGGCCCATCACGACCTGGATAATACACTCAACTGTAGCTTCTTGGAGCCACCGTCAGGGCTGGAGCAGCCCTCGCCATCATGGTCCTCCCgggcttctttctcctcctttgacACCACTGATGAGGGCCCGGTGTACTGCGTACCCCATGAGGGTGAGTACGGCTCTCCTTGGGCCTCCCTCCAGGCAAGTGAAATGTTCCAGTTGAAAAGATCTCCGTGCTCTGGCTGAGACTACTGAGTGGGGTTCTGTGCTGCTCAGAGCTAGACTGGGCTAGGgtctggggaggtgggtgggctcTCCTGTCTCTAGCCACAGCCCAGAGTCACTTCTTGGGGAGGCCATCCCTAGAGGAGTTTCTGGGCCTGGGTCAGAGATGGCAAAGGTGATAGGAGCTGATGGCCTATGGGATATGGGGCACACTTTTGCCTGAAGTTTTGGCCCACAGTCATCTGGAAGGAGCCTGACTGGCTGGTTTTCTGGCTGTGGCTTCTCTTCTCCCCTGGCTATCcctctgggtgaccttgggcaggtgactAAACTCTCTGAACCTTAAAAGCCCTTATCTCTTAATGAAGAATAATGAATCCCATTGGAGGTGTTCCAGGGTCATATTTGATGATGCGGCCCCCAGGTTGggaatgtggggggaggggtatgAGGCCAGGCCAAGGTTGTGGCTTCAGCCCCAGGAATGTTCCCCCTTACCCCTCAGCACTCAGCAGCACACCCTGGGGGCTCAGAACTAAGTTTGTGGTTGGTATGACTTTTGAAAGCTTGTATAGATGCCAGGGCAACCGAGCATcatttggggtggggaagaggaggaggaaggtgagggttTTGCCTTAAGGCTGGACTTTGAGCTCCCTGAAGAGGCCCTGACCGTCAGCTCTTCTTCCTTTGTCAGAGACCACAACCGAGAGCCGGGACGCGGAGGCCCCCACGGGCCCTACCGAGGCGCTGGCGTCATCCCCGGCGCCGGTGACCACACCGACGTCCGCAGAGGAGGCGACTCCCCTCCCCGCGTCCTCTGACAGCGAGCGGTCAGCGTCGAGCGTGGAAGGGCCTTGCGGGGCGCTGTATGCGCGGGTGGCTCGGCGCGAGGCCCGGCCGGCCCGGGCCCGGGGCGAAGCGGGGGGCCTGTCGCTTTCGCCGTCTCCCGAGCGCAGGAAGCCGCCTCCACCCGACCCTGCCACCAAGCCCAAGGTGTCCTGGATCCACGGCAAGCACGGCGCCGCTGCTGCTGCCCGTGCGCCCTCACCGCCACTCTCGGGACCCGAGGCCGCGCCCAGTCCCAGCAAGAGGAAACGGACGCCCAGTGACACGTCAGCGCGGCCAGAGGAGCCCGGCAGCCCCAGGGCCCGCGACCCCACGCCACGGCCCccggggctggcggaggaggggccaGCCCTCGCCTCCCCCTCGCCGCCTAGGGCTCGGGCGCGGGGTCGCGGCCCTGGCCTCTCGGAGCCCACGGACGCTGGCAGTCCCCCGCGCAGCGCGCCCGAGGCCGCCTCCATGCTCGCCGCGGAGCTGCGCGACAAGACTCGCAGCCTGGGCCGCGCCGAAGGGGCTCCCGGCGCGCAGGGTCCGCGAGAGAAGCCGGCGCCGCCACAGAAAGCCAAGCGCTCGGTGCTGCCTGCCTCGCCGGCCCGCGCGTCCCCTGCGCCCGAGGCCGCGGGGCCCGAGAAGGTGGCGGCCGCCGTGCCCGCGCCCGACACCCCCCGGAAAAAGACCCCCATCCAGAAGCCGCCGCGTAAGAAGAGCCGGGAAGCGGCAGGCGAGCTGGGCAGGGCGGGCGCGCCCACCCTGTAGCAGGCGACGGCCCCGGCCGCGCCCGCAGGTCCCCCAGGCTTAGCAGCGCTGCTTGCCACCCCGCGTTCCGCGCCCGCCCGACGAGCCCCGCGGCGCCCCGGCCACGGCGGCCTCCCGGGACCTCGCGGGGAGCAGCCTGGCGGGAGGCTGCGTCTCATTGGCTCAGGCTCCAGCGGCGGCTCCTCAATTGGCGGGAAGACCCCATTCCATCCATTCTTTGAGGCCTGACAGGCGCTTAGCAGGCGACTCCCTTCCCACTGGCCGAGAGCTCCGACTACCCAGGGTCTCGAAGGCCGAGAGACCAGTAAGAACTGGCCCAGAGTGCACTTGTGCTGGGGTACCTTCTCATTGGTTGAGGCCAGAAGCACTTCTTCCTCGGCTGCCTCTCATTGGCCAGGGCCTGGTGCCACTGGCTAAAGGCCTCTTTCC contains these protein-coding regions:
- the SCARF2 gene encoding scavenger receptor class F member 2, with product MEGAGPRGAGPARRRDAGKLPSPLLPPPLLLLLLWLLPGSAAPQELNPRGRNVCRAPGSQEPACCAGWRQQGDECGVAVCEGNSTCSENEVCVRPGECRCRHGYFGANCDTKCPRQFWGPDCKELCICHPHGQCEDVTGQCTCHARRWGARCEHACQCQHGVCHPRSGACRCEPGWWGAQCASACYCSATSRCDPQTGACLCHAGWWGRSCNNQCACNTSPCEQQSGRCQCRERTFGARCERYCQCFRGRCHPVDGTCACEPGYRGKYCREPCPAGFYGLGCRRRCGQCKGQQPCTVAEGRCLTCEPGWNGTKCDQPCATGFYGEGCNHRCPPCRDGHACNHVTGKCTRCNAGWIGDRCETKCSNGTYGEDCAFVCADCGSGHCDFQSGRCLCSPGVHGPHCNLTCPPGLHGVDCAQACSCHEDSCDPVTGACRLETNQRKGVMGAGALLALLLGLLLSLLGCCCACRGKDPARRELTLGRKKAPQRLCGRFSRISMKLPRIPLRRQKLPKVVVAHHDLDNTLNCSFLEPPSGLEQPSPSWSSRASFSSFDTTDEGPVYCVPHEETTTESRDAEAPTGPTEALASSPAPVTTPTSAEEATPLPASSDSERSASSVEGPCGALYARVARREARPARARGEAGGLSLSPSPERRKPPPPDPATKPKVSWIHGKHGAAAAARAPSPPLSGPEAAPSPSKRKRTPSDTSARPEEPGSPRARDPTPRPPGLAEEGPALASPSPPRARARGRGPGLSEPTDAGSPPRSAPEAASMLAAELRDKTRSLGRAEGAPGAQGPREKPAPPQKAKRSVLPASPARASPAPEAAGPEKVAAAVPAPDTPRKKTPIQKPPRKKSREAAGELGRAGAPTL